The Hyperthermus butylicus DSM 5456 genome includes a region encoding these proteins:
- a CDS encoding radical SAM protein, with translation MRSIEVHEVHIPRRARLLAKTASRMALYAAERFFKRLIKRGVDPEEHVKTIRSASGHYALYIHMPFCHRPLCTFCCFVRYPFHEKRHREYIDALLQEISWLASTAEGAHIETLYIGGGTPSIDVYSLARVIDAVREAFGGKVQVSTEANPRDLTDEAVSVLRSAGVSRLSIGVQALEQKRLLELGRLNNTVEDVYRAVDLVKGKFETVNIDIIWGIRSDTPAVVAREAARALSLPVDQVTFYPLMPAPGLRELEKKRREGPWHPLEHRLYGVILGEALSRGFRPATPWCMDRGSRLIDEYVVDYDKFLALGISGIGRVGSYVYVNTFSLEKYSRLVRERGFPTVIGSMVSTNSDMLYYSFTAAFGLRWPPPRIDLYGLRGYLLASTGSAVLKLLGERRGSNKITQPGSLYLLHSIQRSIYMAVNMLREYGMQVQI, from the coding sequence ATGAGGAGCATAGAGGTTCACGAGGTACATATACCCCGTAGGGCACGTCTACTAGCCAAGACAGCCTCTCGCATGGCACTTTACGCTGCTGAGAGGTTCTTCAAAAGGCTCATAAAGAGGGGTGTTGATCCCGAGGAGCACGTGAAGACTATTCGCTCCGCATCGGGACACTATGCCCTCTACATACACATGCCCTTCTGCCACAGGCCGCTCTGCACCTTTTGCTGCTTTGTCCGCTACCCCTTCCACGAGAAGAGGCACCGGGAATACATCGACGCACTACTCCAGGAGATATCGTGGCTAGCCTCGACCGCCGAGGGAGCCCACATTGAGACACTCTATATTGGCGGGGGTACGCCCAGCATAGACGTCTACAGCCTTGCAAGGGTTATCGACGCTGTACGCGAAGCCTTTGGCGGCAAGGTGCAAGTGTCTACCGAGGCTAATCCCAGGGACCTAACCGACGAAGCGGTCTCCGTGCTGCGCAGCGCCGGCGTCTCAAGGCTGAGTATAGGGGTGCAAGCACTGGAGCAGAAGAGGCTCCTAGAGCTCGGCCGGCTAAACAATACCGTCGAGGACGTCTACCGCGCCGTGGACCTGGTTAAGGGCAAGTTTGAGACGGTAAACATCGACATTATATGGGGGATTAGGAGCGACACCCCGGCAGTTGTTGCGAGGGAGGCTGCCAGAGCTCTAAGCCTCCCAGTGGACCAGGTAACATTCTACCCCCTCATGCCCGCACCGGGGCTCCGGGAGCTGGAGAAGAAGAGACGGGAGGGACCCTGGCACCCCCTCGAGCACCGGCTCTACGGTGTAATTCTCGGAGAGGCTCTCAGCAGGGGTTTCAGACCCGCTACGCCCTGGTGCATGGATAGGGGGTCGAGACTTATAGACGAGTACGTGGTGGACTATGATAAGTTTCTGGCGCTGGGTATTAGCGGGATAGGCCGAGTCGGCAGCTACGTCTACGTGAACACCTTTAGCCTCGAGAAGTACTCTCGACTAGTCCGCGAGAGGGGGTTCCCCACCGTTATCGGCTCCATGGTCTCAACTAATAGCGACATGCTCTACTACTCGTTTACAGCCGCCTTCGGGCTCCGCTGGCCGCCGCCCAGGATAGACCTCTATGGGCTGCGTGGCTACCTCCTAGCATCCACCGGCTCCGCTGTGCTGAAGCTCCTTGGCGAGAGGAGGGGCAGCAACAAGATTACACAGCCTGGCAGCCTCTACCTGCTACACAGCATACAGAGAAGCATATACATGGCCGTCAACATGCTAAGAGAGTACGGCATGCAGGTACAGATCTAG
- a CDS encoding substrate-binding domain-containing protein, with product MALRCSLVPRLEVKLYCDGFVVDEQLVSLLIAVDKYGSILRAARAVGLAYSRAWECIARAEHALGVKLVEARRGGRGGGGARLTEAGRELIARFVEAYRSLTGQEFQPSLAAAGERVELGVYAGSHDIAVERLLGILRGRGVVFEAHWLGSIRGVASVLLEEADVAGIHIYTGEGYNIPYLRNTLPRGVAVLVKGYERLLGFVSREQMSLDEILEGIIRGRLRLVNRQKGTGTRLVLDDLLAREAKRHGIDPAKIPEIVKGYSVEARTHMEVAGVVARGEADVGLALQAAALLHGLSFTPVRWEQFDFLIPRSRLKTRPVEQFLEALSSKEFHEVLSTLPGYRVASNTGDILEL from the coding sequence GTGGCTTTGCGCTGTAGTCTCGTTCCAAGGCTTGAGGTTAAACTGTACTGTGACGGGTTTGTTGTCGATGAACAGCTCGTCTCTCTGCTGATAGCTGTGGATAAGTATGGCTCAATACTGCGGGCTGCAAGGGCTGTAGGTCTAGCCTATTCTAGAGCCTGGGAGTGCATAGCTAGGGCCGAGCATGCGCTTGGCGTGAAACTTGTCGAGGCACGTCGTGGGGGCCGCGGTGGTGGTGGTGCAAGACTAACCGAGGCTGGCCGTGAGCTTATAGCAAGGTTCGTTGAGGCTTACCGCAGTCTTACCGGCCAGGAGTTTCAGCCGTCACTAGCAGCTGCTGGTGAAAGGGTAGAGCTGGGAGTCTACGCTGGCAGTCACGACATTGCGGTTGAGAGGCTTCTAGGTATACTCCGCGGTAGAGGTGTTGTATTCGAAGCGCACTGGCTAGGATCAATCCGTGGCGTAGCCTCAGTACTCCTTGAAGAAGCCGACGTGGCTGGCATCCATATATACACGGGGGAGGGCTACAACATCCCCTATCTTCGGAATACCTTGCCCAGGGGTGTAGCAGTACTAGTCAAGGGCTACGAGAGGCTTCTAGGCTTCGTCTCTAGGGAGCAAATGAGTCTAGACGAAATACTTGAAGGCATTATCAGGGGGAGGCTGAGGCTCGTCAACAGACAGAAGGGCACCGGAACAAGGCTGGTTCTCGACGATCTCCTGGCAAGAGAAGCAAAACGCCACGGCATAGACCCAGCGAAGATACCAGAGATCGTTAAAGGCTACAGCGTCGAGGCGCGCACCCACATGGAAGTTGCCGGCGTGGTTGCGCGTGGAGAGGCCGACGTGGGTCTCGCGCTGCAGGCAGCAGCACTACTACACGGGCTAAGCTTTACCCCGGTACGCTGGGAGCAGTTCGACTTCCTCATACCCCGTTCCAGGCTAAAAACAAGGCCTGTCGAACAATTCCTTGAAGCCCTGTCAAGCAAAGAGTTTCACGAAGTCCTTAGCACGCTTCCAGGCTACCGCGTAGCCAGCAACACCGGGGACATCCTAGAGCTCTAA
- a CDS encoding Rossmann-like domain-containing protein has protein sequence MGEKDYWLRLARALRSELDSSLRSWAGLPVVDYFIGFQYAYVQLEGGWCGVAAAPYWSGRRHEPLAEALEDATPRMLARLVEKTANSLAASLALAAVNAATNAWIECTTEPGIEFGLDALDLVKSGSGTVILVGYMAPIARKLRKMGYKVYVTELERRLVAKASIDGFPVIGGLELEHVAANADMFVVSGAALIDPPSLFPLLESARSAEIVLVGASSSFHPRIAWRLSASIVAGIYIDRTVCSYVRRAVAQGGGPYMVERSWGVRLVKWAAARQS, from the coding sequence TTGGGGGAGAAGGATTACTGGCTGAGACTGGCGAGGGCGCTTAGGAGCGAGCTAGACTCCTCGCTGCGCAGCTGGGCTGGGCTCCCGGTTGTAGACTACTTCATAGGGTTCCAATACGCCTATGTCCAGCTCGAAGGCGGTTGGTGTGGCGTTGCTGCTGCACCCTACTGGAGCGGCCGGCGTCATGAGCCCCTAGCGGAGGCCCTGGAGGATGCTACGCCACGGATGCTCGCGAGGCTAGTGGAGAAAACAGCGAACAGTCTCGCAGCCTCACTAGCCCTGGCAGCTGTTAATGCTGCTACGAATGCCTGGATAGAGTGTACTACCGAGCCAGGCATAGAGTTCGGCCTCGATGCTCTGGACCTGGTCAAGTCCGGCAGCGGCACTGTAATCCTCGTGGGCTATATGGCGCCGATAGCCAGGAAGCTGAGGAAGATGGGGTACAAGGTATACGTCACGGAGCTTGAGAGGAGGCTCGTAGCGAAGGCCTCCATTGACGGGTTCCCAGTTATTGGGGGCCTGGAGCTGGAGCATGTGGCAGCAAATGCGGATATGTTTGTGGTCTCTGGTGCAGCGCTCATCGATCCCCCGAGCTTGTTCCCGCTGCTCGAGAGTGCAAGGAGTGCTGAGATAGTCCTTGTCGGTGCCTCCTCGAGCTTTCACCCTAGGATAGCCTGGAGGCTGTCAGCGTCAATCGTGGCAGGAATATACATTGACCGTACGGTGTGTAGTTATGTGAGGAGGGCTGTGGCGCAGGGAGGCGGCCCCTACATGGTGGAGCGCAGCTGGGGTGTTAGACTAGTAAAGTGGGCTGCGGCGAGGCAGAGCTAG
- a CDS encoding class I SAM-dependent methyltransferase — protein MAKTEPSFALFERMADRYDTWYERNKVIAENEARLVEEFPARPPSVEVGAGTGYFASKLGVDVAVEPALSMLTRAWRRGVEAVQAVGENLPLRSGSFNTVYIIVTLCFLDSPEPVVEEAARILTRTGRLVSCIVPRDSSWGRYYTELGRMGHPLYSVARFYTVEEMNDLFAGVGLNPAKIMGTLSFKPWEPPRPEEPRPWRPGADLGFVCVEYRWS, from the coding sequence GTGGCGAAGACTGAGCCCAGCTTCGCCCTCTTTGAGCGGATGGCTGACCGATACGATACATGGTACGAGCGTAACAAGGTTATTGCGGAGAACGAGGCCCGGCTCGTGGAGGAGTTCCCAGCTAGGCCTCCAAGTGTTGAAGTAGGAGCTGGCACCGGCTACTTCGCCTCAAAGCTGGGCGTAGACGTAGCTGTAGAGCCCGCACTCTCCATGCTTACGAGGGCCTGGAGAAGGGGTGTTGAGGCTGTCCAGGCTGTGGGTGAAAACCTCCCGCTAAGGAGCGGCAGCTTCAACACCGTGTACATCATTGTTACGCTCTGCTTCCTAGATAGCCCAGAGCCCGTCGTGGAGGAGGCCGCCCGTATACTCACGCGTACTGGGAGGCTTGTATCCTGCATCGTGCCACGGGATAGTAGCTGGGGCCGCTACTACACCGAGCTAGGGAGGATGGGTCACCCACTCTACAGTGTAGCGAGATTCTACACTGTCGAGGAGATGAACGACCTCTTCGCAGGCGTGGGCCTAAACCCTGCGAAGATCATGGGCACATTATCGTTTAAGCCATGGGAGCCCCCGAGACCTGAAGAGCCAAGGCCCTGGAGGCCAGGAGCTGACCTGGGGTTTGTCTGTGTGGAGTACCGGTGGAGCTAG
- a CDS encoding mechanosensitive ion channel family protein, translated as MAAESLAALLETVGSYIYKIVVFSVVMVAGIAVSMLIRRMIRRTLEFSQFPHTVVDIASKMVYYLLVALAGVIALGVAGFDVTGFAFAGSLIGVALGFASQTVASNFFSGLFLYFDKPLKPGDMVELPDLGIMGVVEDITLFSTRITTLDGLKVRIPNESIFRSVIKNLYSHQARRVEYLVGISYSSDIDVARETIFRILEDHPWVLAEPKPVVYVEELGDSAVVLRVIFWTPSTKWLRVRWELLEKIKKALDEAGVEIPFPQRVVWLRLPEAGAASLGVSGRIGGEGLLAETGEGA; from the coding sequence TTGGCTGCTGAGTCGTTGGCGGCGCTGCTGGAGACGGTGGGCAGCTATATTTACAAGATCGTTGTCTTCTCGGTTGTTATGGTTGCTGGTATAGCGGTCTCCATGCTTATACGTAGGATGATTAGGCGTACGCTGGAGTTTAGCCAGTTTCCCCATACTGTCGTGGATATAGCGTCGAAGATGGTTTACTACCTCTTGGTCGCCCTGGCAGGTGTTATAGCCCTTGGTGTCGCTGGGTTTGATGTGACAGGTTTCGCGTTTGCGGGCAGCTTGATAGGTGTTGCGCTGGGCTTTGCCAGCCAGACCGTGGCTTCGAACTTCTTTAGCGGCCTATTCCTCTACTTTGACAAGCCGCTAAAGCCGGGGGACATGGTTGAGCTGCCTGACCTTGGCATAATGGGGGTTGTGGAGGATATCACTCTGTTCTCCACGAGGATAACAACGCTTGATGGGCTCAAGGTGAGGATACCCAACGAGAGCATATTCCGTAGCGTGATAAAGAACCTTTACAGCCACCAGGCCCGGAGGGTTGAATACCTGGTGGGCATAAGCTACTCCAGCGACATAGATGTTGCACGTGAGACAATATTCAGGATACTAGAGGATCATCCATGGGTTCTAGCAGAGCCCAAGCCGGTAGTCTATGTCGAGGAGCTGGGCGATAGTGCCGTGGTGCTGAGGGTTATATTTTGGACTCCAAGCACCAAGTGGCTGCGCGTCCGCTGGGAGTTGCTGGAGAAGATCAAGAAGGCCCTTGATGAGGCAGGTGTGGAGATACCGTTCCCCCAGAGGGTTGTATGGCTCCGTCTCCCAGAGGCTGGAGCGGCGAGCCTGGGGGTGTCCGGGAGGATTGGGGGAGAAGGATTACTGGCTGAGACTGGCGAGGGCGCTTAG
- a CDS encoding RNA-binding domain-containing protein has product MAKVRVEAEARPTEDVEKVKQAILNVFIPDRIWVEDLGRGYRLVVAESYSLRSLVKLYEMLRQERILDAARSYMMRCVERGVLVFKLNKQAHMLAG; this is encoded by the coding sequence GTGGCTAAGGTTCGCGTGGAGGCTGAGGCTAGACCTACGGAGGACGTGGAGAAGGTTAAGCAAGCGATACTAAACGTGTTCATACCGGACCGTATATGGGTCGAGGATCTTGGCCGTGGCTACCGCCTCGTTGTTGCTGAGTCCTACTCGCTGCGTAGCCTTGTTAAGTTGTATGAGATGTTGAGGCAGGAGAGGATACTCGATGCTGCGAGGAGCTACATGATGCGGTGTGTTGAGCGCGGTGTGCTTGTGTTTAAGCTGAATAAGCAAGCACATATGTTGGCAGGGTAA
- a CDS encoding ATP-binding protein → MTGLEETPLKGKERPIEPIGMVTGDSRPDYFVFTVDPNNIPPLYDYVYVEVSETPPGSDTSVLVKVLAQIRSIRRLAVGVTPEHPWTVLRNLSIPRGSDTVVAVARILGYKWRNRIYLPRRAPPVGSWVYLAPDSLLEDFFSVEERRRLHVGTLISRPTVPAYLDVEGLKRHVAIIAATGAGKTWASVILIEELLKKGATVVVLDPHGEYTAMKRSAARLGPAFADRVRIVKGRRDQEGDIQYKVSVAQMTAEELMSVARVPPKASKIRSVISAAKKLSHYIAEATGDKKRWLGLKGIIRIVQTAADAAILARGQGRSLEAFARRFNQLIAQQAAKHTGRDAREIDAELQMVDASKEEYGRALRRLWLALNRDVEPAFGAMRYLEELRRIGVYGVKSLPLSYLLEPGTVTVVNLAGLREEVQDHLAYNILLRIFNARMRYVRGLEGESYPYPVVVVVEEAHRFMPPRNKAQTRSRDVAATIASEGRKFGVFLVAISQRPSKIDPDVLSQLQGQIILRVVNPRDQEAIRDSSEQVSQDLLENLPGLNTGEAVVVGPIAPSPLMIRLRDRVLDYSGGDISLVEAWAGSLEDLKLLEEYRRSVEEKIAKLLGERSVDLADALGEILGVSVPGDVVEEALRLLVHGEVWASFNELTSTLYGEVHGLGYDGDVRVPLGAASCSDRGSCVRMVAVLLRAILDDILSVGAREASEPDSWWS, encoded by the coding sequence TTGACGGGATTGGAGGAGACCCCGTTGAAGGGGAAGGAGAGGCCCATAGAGCCCATAGGTATGGTCACTGGGGACTCAAGGCCAGACTACTTTGTGTTTACAGTCGACCCGAACAATATCCCGCCGCTCTACGATTATGTTTATGTCGAGGTCTCTGAAACCCCGCCGGGCTCCGACACATCGGTACTGGTGAAGGTTCTCGCACAGATACGAAGCATACGCAGACTAGCTGTCGGCGTAACCCCCGAGCATCCCTGGACAGTGCTCCGAAACCTCAGTATACCCCGCGGTAGCGATACAGTGGTTGCTGTTGCAAGGATCCTCGGCTACAAGTGGAGGAACAGGATATACCTCCCCCGTAGGGCTCCGCCCGTGGGGTCCTGGGTCTACCTCGCGCCGGACAGTCTCCTCGAAGACTTCTTCTCCGTCGAGGAGAGGAGGAGGCTCCACGTAGGCACGCTGATATCCAGGCCCACGGTGCCAGCATATCTCGACGTTGAGGGGCTTAAGAGGCACGTAGCCATAATAGCTGCCACCGGTGCAGGCAAAACATGGGCTAGCGTCATCCTCATAGAGGAGCTGCTCAAGAAGGGCGCCACGGTGGTTGTCCTCGACCCTCACGGAGAATACACTGCTATGAAGAGGTCTGCAGCCCGGCTGGGCCCGGCGTTCGCGGATAGGGTTAGGATTGTTAAGGGTAGGAGGGATCAGGAGGGCGACATACAGTACAAGGTTAGCGTTGCACAGATGACGGCCGAGGAGCTGATGAGTGTTGCGCGCGTACCCCCCAAAGCCTCGAAGATACGGAGCGTTATATCCGCAGCGAAGAAGCTCTCCCACTACATAGCCGAGGCTACAGGCGACAAGAAGAGATGGCTAGGACTAAAGGGCATCATAAGAATTGTACAGACAGCAGCTGACGCAGCGATACTAGCCCGGGGGCAGGGTAGAAGCCTCGAAGCATTCGCCCGCCGCTTCAACCAGCTCATAGCCCAGCAGGCAGCGAAGCACACTGGCCGGGATGCACGTGAGATAGACGCCGAGCTACAAATGGTTGATGCATCTAAGGAGGAGTATGGAAGGGCTCTGCGCAGGCTATGGCTAGCCCTTAACCGCGACGTGGAGCCAGCCTTCGGGGCCATGAGGTATTTGGAGGAGCTGCGCCGCATAGGGGTCTATGGCGTTAAGAGTCTGCCCCTGAGCTACCTCCTCGAGCCCGGCACTGTGACAGTGGTAAACCTTGCAGGGCTGAGGGAGGAGGTGCAGGACCACCTAGCATACAACATCTTACTCCGGATATTCAATGCTAGGATGAGGTATGTTAGGGGTTTGGAGGGGGAGAGCTATCCGTACCCCGTTGTAGTCGTCGTGGAGGAGGCTCACCGCTTCATGCCGCCCCGCAACAAGGCGCAAACCCGTAGCCGCGACGTGGCGGCTACGATTGCGAGTGAGGGCCGCAAGTTCGGCGTGTTCCTTGTTGCGATAAGCCAGAGGCCAAGCAAGATAGACCCGGATGTGTTGAGCCAGCTGCAGGGCCAGATAATACTCCGCGTCGTAAACCCCCGGGACCAGGAGGCTATACGTGACTCTAGCGAGCAGGTAAGCCAGGACCTCCTAGAGAACCTTCCCGGCCTGAACACCGGCGAGGCTGTCGTGGTTGGCCCGATAGCCCCCTCGCCCCTCATGATAAGGCTCAGGGACCGCGTGCTAGACTATAGTGGTGGAGACATAAGCCTAGTAGAGGCATGGGCGGGTAGCCTTGAGGATCTAAAGCTGCTCGAAGAGTACCGGAGGAGCGTCGAGGAGAAGATAGCGAAGCTCCTTGGGGAACGCAGCGTAGACCTAGCTGATGCCCTTGGCGAAATCCTTGGCGTCAGCGTGCCCGGCGACGTGGTGGAGGAGGCTCTCCGGCTCCTAGTCCACGGGGAGGTCTGGGCAAGCTTTAACGAGCTAACCTCAACACTCTACGGTGAGGTGCATGGCCTGGGCTACGATGGCGATGTAAGGGTGCCTCTGGGCGCAGCATCATGCAGCGATCGCGGCAGCTGTGTCCGCATGGTGGCGGTGCTGCTGAGAGCAATACTTGACGACATACTATCAGTTGGTGCCCGCGAAGCCTCGGAGCCTGATAGTTGGTGGAGCTAG
- a CDS encoding carbon-nitrogen hydrolase family protein, translated as MPITVALTHMKLRPLAKKSNLEKARKLVREAALKGAKLVVLPSFVNIGHFFLHYPRTRSRAITRNQAERIPGNTFEYLSMVALENGVYIIAGPIIERAGPKIFLTTMVISPNGSLIAKYRKVASNGLDEELGISPGKQTVVIDDIGRSIGVMAEDDILYPEIARSLLLEGATALIVTLRPGEDVNRVKLALMARSIENNVPILAVGSVFEAAERVVEIPTMVVDPQNGIVEEVNEPNDTYILVEVMEQPSNIQDIVRTSLMAKALAPIYCKAAKESLVENLAGRLKAGSSGED; from the coding sequence GTGCCTATAACGGTCGCGCTTACCCATATGAAGCTCAGACCATTAGCCAAGAAGTCTAACCTGGAGAAGGCTAGGAAGCTCGTGAGAGAGGCTGCCCTTAAGGGTGCTAAGCTCGTCGTACTGCCATCGTTTGTGAATATCGGCCATTTCTTCCTCCACTATCCGAGGACGCGCAGCCGGGCTATCACCAGGAACCAGGCTGAGCGAATCCCGGGCAATACCTTCGAATACCTCTCCATGGTTGCACTAGAGAATGGAGTCTACATAATCGCCGGCCCCATCATTGAGAGGGCTGGGCCAAAGATATTTCTCACAACAATGGTTATATCGCCGAATGGGAGCTTGATAGCCAAGTACCGGAAGGTTGCAAGCAACGGTCTTGACGAGGAGCTAGGTATTAGCCCCGGCAAGCAGACAGTCGTGATAGACGATATTGGTAGGAGTATAGGGGTCATGGCTGAGGACGACATACTTTACCCTGAGATCGCGCGAAGCCTGCTCCTCGAGGGAGCCACAGCCCTCATCGTAACGCTCCGGCCGGGGGAGGACGTGAATAGGGTTAAGCTCGCCCTCATGGCCCGAAGTATAGAGAACAATGTGCCTATACTTGCTGTTGGCTCCGTGTTTGAGGCTGCTGAGAGAGTCGTAGAGATCCCGACTATGGTTGTTGATCCACAGAACGGTATTGTGGAAGAGGTTAACGAGCCCAACGACACCTACATACTGGTGGAGGTTATGGAGCAGCCATCCAATATCCAGGACATTGTGAGGACTAGCCTCATGGCTAAGGCGCTCGCGCCAATATACTGTAAGGCTGCCAAGGAGAGCCTCGTAGAGAATCTGGCTGGCCGTCTCAAGGCTGGTAGCAGTGGCGAAGACTGA
- a CDS encoding 4-phosphopantoate--beta-alanine ligase, which translates to MAGEDGYGIPRSHPRYWSLVIREKLVEAFREGIVVPQGLIAHGRGECFDYLIGEETQPFAQEAIEAAAAALLLAEHPVISVNGNTAALAAEHMVRLAELLGAPLEVNLFYRTEERARKIAELLRRHGARRVLGVEDATARIPGLPSPRGMVSPNGIYRADVVLVALEDGDRTEALRRMGKTVIAIDLNPLSRTARTANITIVDNIVRAAPRLVEAVEKLRSRPRSELEQILARYDNNRVLSKALQHIAQRLMRLAQMGIAIEIG; encoded by the coding sequence TTGGCTGGGGAGGACGGGTACGGGATTCCGCGTAGCCACCCGCGCTACTGGAGCCTCGTGATACGTGAGAAGCTTGTCGAGGCTTTCCGCGAGGGCATAGTTGTACCGCAGGGCCTCATAGCTCATGGTAGGGGTGAGTGCTTCGACTACCTGATAGGCGAGGAGACGCAGCCCTTCGCCCAGGAGGCTATAGAGGCTGCAGCTGCGGCGCTCCTCCTCGCGGAACACCCTGTGATATCTGTTAACGGGAACACGGCCGCCCTAGCGGCTGAGCACATGGTACGCCTCGCGGAGCTTCTCGGTGCGCCCCTGGAGGTGAACCTATTCTACCGCACCGAGGAGAGAGCGCGGAAGATAGCTGAGCTGCTAAGGAGGCATGGCGCGCGCCGCGTCCTAGGCGTCGAGGATGCCACTGCGAGGATTCCTGGGCTGCCGAGCCCGCGGGGGATGGTTAGCCCCAATGGCATCTACCGGGCCGACGTTGTCCTCGTAGCGCTCGAGGATGGCGACCGCACCGAGGCGCTCCGGAGGATGGGTAAAACCGTTATAGCAATCGACCTCAACCCGCTGAGCCGCACAGCGAGGACAGCAAACATAACCATTGTTGACAACATCGTCCGTGCCGCGCCGAGACTCGTAGAGGCCGTGGAGAAGCTAAGGAGCAGGCCGCGGAGCGAGCTTGAACAAATACTGGCAAGATACGACAACAACCGCGTACTCTCCAAGGCCCTCCAGCATATAGCCCAGAGGCTAATGAGGCTCGCGCAGATGGGCATAGCTATCGAAATAGGCTAA
- a CDS encoding AAA family ATPase: protein MSGAHRLIILVAGMPGSGKSVLSSIARSMGIPVYVMGDIVREEARRRGIEPTPENLNRLARLLREEHGSTVVAERTASKIASDDHSIVLVDGVRSLDEVAVFEKLGKTVIVAVHASPRTRFERIRRRGRPGDPTTWEEFRQRDLTELGFGLGNVIALADYMLVNELSLEEFEAEAKRLLSRLTGQG from the coding sequence GTGTCGGGGGCACATCGACTCATAATACTTGTCGCTGGCATGCCTGGCAGCGGCAAAAGCGTTCTCTCCTCGATCGCGAGGTCCATGGGGATACCCGTCTACGTTATGGGTGATATTGTACGGGAGGAGGCCCGCAGAAGGGGTATCGAGCCTACACCCGAAAACCTCAACCGGCTTGCTAGGCTCCTACGCGAAGAGCACGGCTCAACGGTTGTAGCTGAGAGGACGGCCTCAAAGATAGCCAGCGACGACCACTCCATAGTCCTCGTGGACGGTGTCCGCAGCCTCGACGAGGTGGCAGTCTTCGAGAAGCTCGGTAAAACCGTGATAGTCGCGGTGCACGCCTCTCCCCGGACTAGGTTTGAGAGGATCCGGAGGCGGGGACGGCCCGGGGATCCGACTACGTGGGAGGAGTTTCGCCAGCGCGACCTTACAGAGCTGGGGTTCGGACTCGGAAACGTGATAGCCCTCGCAGACTACATGCTCGTGAACGAGTTGAGCCTCGAGGAGTTCGAGGCGGAGGCTAAAAGGCTGCTCTCGAGGCTTACCGGGCAGGGCTAA